Within the Emticicia oligotrophica DSM 17448 genome, the region TTATGGTTATACTGCTAAAGAATTCCGTAAAATCTTAGATGACTTAGGCCTAAAAATGCCAAGTGGTCATACCGTAATGGGCAAGCAACACTGGGATGAAGGTAAAGGTGAATTTACTGACCTTTGGAAATATACAATAGAAGATGCTGCCATTTGCGGACAAAAATATGTCGTTAGTCCTTGGTTAGATGTAAGCTTACGCAAAAATTTCGATGATTTGAAACGCTTCATGGAGGTGTTTAATAAATCTGGTGAATTGTGTAAAAAATCAGGAATGAAATTTGGTTATCACAACCATGATTTTGAATTTAGCTTGAAGTTGAGTAGTGTAAAAGTGTATGACATTATGCTTCAAAATACCGACCCAAGTTTAGTGGCTCAACAATTGGATATTGGTAATATGTATGGTGGTGGTGGACGTGCCGCTGAATTATTGAAACAATATCCGGGCAGATTTGAATTGATGCACGTGAAAGACGAAATCAAGAGCGAAAAAGAACATGGCGGTTGGGAAAGTGCGATTCTCGGAACAGGCGTAATCGGTGTGAAAGAAATTATTGATATGGGTAAAAAATCGGGAGGTACAACTCAATTTATCATTGAACAAGAATCTTATCAAGGCAAAGCTCCATTAGAT harbors:
- a CDS encoding sugar phosphate isomerase/epimerase family protein translates to MERREFLQKGALALAGTAAFSSDLFANKKAKHVVGVQLYSIREDMKKDPLGSLKKLAEMGYTHVEHANYIDRKFYGYTAKEFRKILDDLGLKMPSGHTVMGKQHWDEGKGEFTDLWKYTIEDAAICGQKYVVSPWLDVSLRKNFDDLKRFMEVFNKSGELCKKSGMKFGYHNHDFEFSLKLSSVKVYDIMLQNTDPSLVAQQLDIGNMYGGGGRAAELLKQYPGRFELMHVKDEIKSEKEHGGWESAILGTGVIGVKEIIDMGKKSGGTTQFIIEQESYQGKAPLDCMKEDLAIMKKWGY